The proteins below come from a single Triticum aestivum cultivar Chinese Spring chromosome 5D, IWGSC CS RefSeq v2.1, whole genome shotgun sequence genomic window:
- the LOC123120973 gene encoding alpha-galactosidase isoform X2: protein MARAAAPLLPFFFLLLSSTSPAAAQKNRLGRTPQMGWNSWNHFGCKIDEVIIRKIADAMVDTGLAKLGYEYVNLGNRFAFLALFGFRPFQLFMFGNEDRNIHSGYVCFETADDCWASHDRDSQGNLAANGTTFPSGMRALADYVHGKGLKLGVYGDAGLRTCSRLQPGSLGYEDQDARTLAAWGIDYLKYDNCNNQNISPLTRYNRMSEALMNSGRDVFFSLCEWGVDDPATWAGSFANSWRTTEDIKNTWESMTDNADKNDKWAPYAGPGGWNDPDMLEVGNGGMTIEEYRSHFSIWALVKAPLILGCDVSSMTPETKDIISNQNVIAVNQDKLGVQGRKVQQDGELEVWAGRLSRGRVALVLWNRGPDEASITASWSNIGLNQSAVVDAHDLWTDEVTPSVQGNLTKKMDSHACKMYVLTPK, encoded by the exons ATGGCCAGAGCGGCGGCACCCttgctccccttcttcttcctcctgctgtcctcgacatcgccggcggcggccCAGAAGAATCGCCTTGGCCGGACTCCCCAGATGGG GTGGAATAGCTGGAACCACTTCGGCTGCAAGATAGACGAGGTGATAATCCGAAAAATAG CTGATGCCATGGTGGATACTGGTCTTGCGAAACTGGGGTATGAGTATGTCAACTTAGGTAATCGCTTCGCGTTTCTCGCTCTCTTTGGTTTTCGCCCTTTTCAACTCTTCATGTTTGGAAATGAGGACCGCAATATTCACAGTGGATATGTTTGTTTTGAAACTGCAGACGACTGTTGGGCATCTCATGACAGAGACTCCCAG GGCAATCTAGCTGCAAATGGAACAACATTTCCATCAGGAATGAGGGCCTTGGCAGATTATGTGCATGGGAAAGGGCTCAAACTCGGAGTCTACGGCGATGCAGG ACTGCGAACTTGCAGCAGGCTGCAGCCCGGTTCGCTAGGATACGAAGACCAAGATGCGAGAACTTTGGCAGCTTGG GGGATTGACTACTTGAAGTATGACAACTGCAACAACCAGAACATCAGCCCACTAACAAG ATATAACAGGATGAGTGAAGCCCTTATGAATTCTGGAAGGGACGTTTTCTTCTCCCTTTGCGAATG GGGTGTGGATGATCCAGCGACATGGGCAGGCAGCTTTGCAAACAGCTGGAGGACAACAGAAGACATCAAGAACACATGGGAAAG CATGACGGACAACGCTGACAAGAACGACAAGTGGGCACCTTATGCAGGGCCTGGTGGATGGAATG ACCCAGACATGCTGGAAGTAGGAAACGGGGGGATGACAATAGAAGAGTACCGTTCTCATTTCAGCATATGGGCTCTAGTCAAG GCTCCTCTGATACTTGGCTGCGATGTCAGCTCAATGACCCCTGAAACCAAGGACATCATCAGCAATCAGAATGTCATTGCAGTTAATCAAG ACAAACTTGGGGTACAAGGGCGCAAAGTGCAACAAGATGGAGAACTAGAA GTTTGGGCTGGTCGCTTAAGTCGAGGGAGAGTTGCTCTTGTGCTGTGGAACAGAGGGCCTGATGAAGCATCTATTACTGCTAGTTGGAGCAACATTGGTCTAAACCAATCAGCTGTTGTAGATGCTCATGATCTGTGGACA GATGAGGTTACACCATCAGTGCAAGGAAACCTGACGAAAAAGATGGATTCTCATGCTTGCAAGATGTATGTGTTGACCCCAAAATAG
- the LOC123120973 gene encoding alpha-galactosidase isoform X3, which translates to MARAAAPLLPFFFLLLSSTSPAAAQKNRLGRTPQMGWNSWNHFGCKIDEVIIRKIADAMVDTGLAKLGYEYVNLDDCWASHDRDSQGNLAANGTTFPSGMRALADYVHGKGLKLGVYGDAGLRTCSRLQPGSLGYEDQDARTLAAWGIDYLKYDNCNNQNISPLTRYNRMSEALMNSGRDVFFSLCEWGVDDPATWAGSFANSWRTTEDIKNTWESMTDNADKNDKWAPYAGPGGWNDPDMLEVGNGGMTIEEYRSHFSIWALVKAPLILGCDVSSMTPETKDIISNQNVIAVNQGRVISPKWSCENLKMVLSFTDSSLDKLGVQGRKVQQDGELEVWAGRLSRGRVALVLWNRGPDEASITASWSNIGLNQSAVVDAHDLWTDEVTPSVQGNLTKKMDSHACKMYVLTPK; encoded by the exons ATGGCCAGAGCGGCGGCACCCttgctccccttcttcttcctcctgctgtcctcgacatcgccggcggcggccCAGAAGAATCGCCTTGGCCGGACTCCCCAGATGGG GTGGAATAGCTGGAACCACTTCGGCTGCAAGATAGACGAGGTGATAATCCGAAAAATAG CTGATGCCATGGTGGATACTGGTCTTGCGAAACTGGGGTATGAGTATGTCAACTTAG ACGACTGTTGGGCATCTCATGACAGAGACTCCCAG GGCAATCTAGCTGCAAATGGAACAACATTTCCATCAGGAATGAGGGCCTTGGCAGATTATGTGCATGGGAAAGGGCTCAAACTCGGAGTCTACGGCGATGCAGG ACTGCGAACTTGCAGCAGGCTGCAGCCCGGTTCGCTAGGATACGAAGACCAAGATGCGAGAACTTTGGCAGCTTGG GGGATTGACTACTTGAAGTATGACAACTGCAACAACCAGAACATCAGCCCACTAACAAG ATATAACAGGATGAGTGAAGCCCTTATGAATTCTGGAAGGGACGTTTTCTTCTCCCTTTGCGAATG GGGTGTGGATGATCCAGCGACATGGGCAGGCAGCTTTGCAAACAGCTGGAGGACAACAGAAGACATCAAGAACACATGGGAAAG CATGACGGACAACGCTGACAAGAACGACAAGTGGGCACCTTATGCAGGGCCTGGTGGATGGAATG ACCCAGACATGCTGGAAGTAGGAAACGGGGGGATGACAATAGAAGAGTACCGTTCTCATTTCAGCATATGGGCTCTAGTCAAG GCTCCTCTGATACTTGGCTGCGATGTCAGCTCAATGACCCCTGAAACCAAGGACATCATCAGCAATCAGAATGTCATTGCAGTTAATCAAGGTAGAGTCATTTCTCCAAAATGGTCATGTGAAAATTTAAAGATGGTACTAAGCTTTACCGATTCATCATTAGACAAACTTGGGGTACAAGGGCGCAAAGTGCAACAAGATGGAGAACTAGAA GTTTGGGCTGGTCGCTTAAGTCGAGGGAGAGTTGCTCTTGTGCTGTGGAACAGAGGGCCTGATGAAGCATCTATTACTGCTAGTTGGAGCAACATTGGTCTAAACCAATCAGCTGTTGTAGATGCTCATGATCTGTGGACA GATGAGGTTACACCATCAGTGCAAGGAAACCTGACGAAAAAGATGGATTCTCATGCTTGCAAGATGTATGTGTTGACCCCAAAATAG
- the LOC123120973 gene encoding alpha-galactosidase isoform X1 produces the protein MARAAAPLLPFFFLLLSSTSPAAAQKNRLGRTPQMGWNSWNHFGCKIDEVIIRKIADAMVDTGLAKLGYEYVNLGNRFAFLALFGFRPFQLFMFGNEDRNIHSGYVCFETADDCWASHDRDSQGNLAANGTTFPSGMRALADYVHGKGLKLGVYGDAGLRTCSRLQPGSLGYEDQDARTLAAWGIDYLKYDNCNNQNISPLTRYNRMSEALMNSGRDVFFSLCEWGVDDPATWAGSFANSWRTTEDIKNTWESMTDNADKNDKWAPYAGPGGWNDPDMLEVGNGGMTIEEYRSHFSIWALVKAPLILGCDVSSMTPETKDIISNQNVIAVNQGRVISPKWSCENLKMVLSFTDSSLDKLGVQGRKVQQDGELEVWAGRLSRGRVALVLWNRGPDEASITASWSNIGLNQSAVVDAHDLWTDEVTPSVQGNLTKKMDSHACKMYVLTPK, from the exons ATGGCCAGAGCGGCGGCACCCttgctccccttcttcttcctcctgctgtcctcgacatcgccggcggcggccCAGAAGAATCGCCTTGGCCGGACTCCCCAGATGGG GTGGAATAGCTGGAACCACTTCGGCTGCAAGATAGACGAGGTGATAATCCGAAAAATAG CTGATGCCATGGTGGATACTGGTCTTGCGAAACTGGGGTATGAGTATGTCAACTTAGGTAATCGCTTCGCGTTTCTCGCTCTCTTTGGTTTTCGCCCTTTTCAACTCTTCATGTTTGGAAATGAGGACCGCAATATTCACAGTGGATATGTTTGTTTTGAAACTGCAGACGACTGTTGGGCATCTCATGACAGAGACTCCCAG GGCAATCTAGCTGCAAATGGAACAACATTTCCATCAGGAATGAGGGCCTTGGCAGATTATGTGCATGGGAAAGGGCTCAAACTCGGAGTCTACGGCGATGCAGG ACTGCGAACTTGCAGCAGGCTGCAGCCCGGTTCGCTAGGATACGAAGACCAAGATGCGAGAACTTTGGCAGCTTGG GGGATTGACTACTTGAAGTATGACAACTGCAACAACCAGAACATCAGCCCACTAACAAG ATATAACAGGATGAGTGAAGCCCTTATGAATTCTGGAAGGGACGTTTTCTTCTCCCTTTGCGAATG GGGTGTGGATGATCCAGCGACATGGGCAGGCAGCTTTGCAAACAGCTGGAGGACAACAGAAGACATCAAGAACACATGGGAAAG CATGACGGACAACGCTGACAAGAACGACAAGTGGGCACCTTATGCAGGGCCTGGTGGATGGAATG ACCCAGACATGCTGGAAGTAGGAAACGGGGGGATGACAATAGAAGAGTACCGTTCTCATTTCAGCATATGGGCTCTAGTCAAG GCTCCTCTGATACTTGGCTGCGATGTCAGCTCAATGACCCCTGAAACCAAGGACATCATCAGCAATCAGAATGTCATTGCAGTTAATCAAGGTAGAGTCATTTCTCCAAAATGGTCATGTGAAAATTTAAAGATGGTACTAAGCTTTACCGATTCATCATTAGACAAACTTGGGGTACAAGGGCGCAAAGTGCAACAAGATGGAGAACTAGAA GTTTGGGCTGGTCGCTTAAGTCGAGGGAGAGTTGCTCTTGTGCTGTGGAACAGAGGGCCTGATGAAGCATCTATTACTGCTAGTTGGAGCAACATTGGTCTAAACCAATCAGCTGTTGTAGATGCTCATGATCTGTGGACA GATGAGGTTACACCATCAGTGCAAGGAAACCTGACGAAAAAGATGGATTCTCATGCTTGCAAGATGTATGTGTTGACCCCAAAATAG
- the LOC123120973 gene encoding alpha-galactosidase isoform X4: MARAAAPLLPFFFLLLSSTSPAAAQKNRLGRTPQMGWNSWNHFGCKIDEVIIRKIADAMVDTGLAKLGYEYVNLDDCWASHDRDSQGNLAANGTTFPSGMRALADYVHGKGLKLGVYGDAGLRTCSRLQPGSLGYEDQDARTLAAWGIDYLKYDNCNNQNISPLTRYNRMSEALMNSGRDVFFSLCEWGVDDPATWAGSFANSWRTTEDIKNTWESMTDNADKNDKWAPYAGPGGWNDPDMLEVGNGGMTIEEYRSHFSIWALVKAPLILGCDVSSMTPETKDIISNQNVIAVNQDKLGVQGRKVQQDGELEVWAGRLSRGRVALVLWNRGPDEASITASWSNIGLNQSAVVDAHDLWTDEVTPSVQGNLTKKMDSHACKMYVLTPK, translated from the exons ATGGCCAGAGCGGCGGCACCCttgctccccttcttcttcctcctgctgtcctcgacatcgccggcggcggccCAGAAGAATCGCCTTGGCCGGACTCCCCAGATGGG GTGGAATAGCTGGAACCACTTCGGCTGCAAGATAGACGAGGTGATAATCCGAAAAATAG CTGATGCCATGGTGGATACTGGTCTTGCGAAACTGGGGTATGAGTATGTCAACTTAG ACGACTGTTGGGCATCTCATGACAGAGACTCCCAG GGCAATCTAGCTGCAAATGGAACAACATTTCCATCAGGAATGAGGGCCTTGGCAGATTATGTGCATGGGAAAGGGCTCAAACTCGGAGTCTACGGCGATGCAGG ACTGCGAACTTGCAGCAGGCTGCAGCCCGGTTCGCTAGGATACGAAGACCAAGATGCGAGAACTTTGGCAGCTTGG GGGATTGACTACTTGAAGTATGACAACTGCAACAACCAGAACATCAGCCCACTAACAAG ATATAACAGGATGAGTGAAGCCCTTATGAATTCTGGAAGGGACGTTTTCTTCTCCCTTTGCGAATG GGGTGTGGATGATCCAGCGACATGGGCAGGCAGCTTTGCAAACAGCTGGAGGACAACAGAAGACATCAAGAACACATGGGAAAG CATGACGGACAACGCTGACAAGAACGACAAGTGGGCACCTTATGCAGGGCCTGGTGGATGGAATG ACCCAGACATGCTGGAAGTAGGAAACGGGGGGATGACAATAGAAGAGTACCGTTCTCATTTCAGCATATGGGCTCTAGTCAAG GCTCCTCTGATACTTGGCTGCGATGTCAGCTCAATGACCCCTGAAACCAAGGACATCATCAGCAATCAGAATGTCATTGCAGTTAATCAAG ACAAACTTGGGGTACAAGGGCGCAAAGTGCAACAAGATGGAGAACTAGAA GTTTGGGCTGGTCGCTTAAGTCGAGGGAGAGTTGCTCTTGTGCTGTGGAACAGAGGGCCTGATGAAGCATCTATTACTGCTAGTTGGAGCAACATTGGTCTAAACCAATCAGCTGTTGTAGATGCTCATGATCTGTGGACA GATGAGGTTACACCATCAGTGCAAGGAAACCTGACGAAAAAGATGGATTCTCATGCTTGCAAGATGTATGTGTTGACCCCAAAATAG
- the LOC123120972 gene encoding AP2-associated protein kinase 1, translated as MWRPFRQLMPKEHSGPSGGLEGRTIDVGNVKVHVREAIAEGGFSCVYLARDLTNPAKQYALKHVIVQDKELLDLVQKEITVMRALKGHPNVVTLVAHAILDTGRGREALLLMEFCERSLVSALDARGTAGFYDEEQVALIFRDVCNAVFAMHCQTPPVAHRDLKAENVLLGADGAWKLCDFGSVSTNHKCFDKPEERGIEEDVIRKHTTPAYRAPEMWDLYRREVISEKVDIWALGCLMYRICYLKSAFDGESKLQILNGNYRIPELPKYCSSITSLIEEMLQSSPDARPDITQVWFRVNELLPLELQKDLPDGSPSGSAFELQTTEDEGPSSSWSRDNVRNTPPKGPSSLRSQVPVESKGSVGAFWSTQHAQELAFADDKGSVLDQEPIYDGITKQPQAKNQNTTRNAYRQSLSASVDSSPGDFEIRFSPNGSEYGLEKTQNTKPDNKTSAQTATFSSFVADFDNVKVSSEDNAGSLNTTSKLKEQQLEAEVTLLKEQLKIANLEKEEISLKFDRLSAICSSQRREIQELKQALATASAPAPVKELKENLKAEFSPPSTSLDTPPREKIAGTPPELRQGLFTSSPGTPSPDPKPWSAFPEEPKAQAAVKSARPRSVRTLRASQSNKAGSLSQSKTNSGADPFAFGQDSFKAVPSGTVPSEMSNLGNASQSLNTLKAEVEKDAPYQPAGWTGF; from the exons ATGTGGAGACCGTTCAGGCAGCTCATGCCCAAAGAGCATTCCGGGCCTTCTGGCGGCCTCGAGGGCCGAACCATCGATGTCGGCAATGTGAAGGTGCACGTCCGGGAAGCCATTGCCGAGGGTGGGTTCTCGTGCGTGTACCTCGCCCGGGACCTGACCAACCCGGCGAAGCAGTACGCGCTCAAGCACGTCATTGTCCAGGACAAGGAGTTGCTGGACCTGGTGCAGAAGGAGATCACGGTGATGAGGGCGCTTAAGGGGCACCCGAACGTGGTCACGCTTGTTGCGCACGCCATACTGGATACGGGCCGTGGGAGGGAGGCACTTCTGCTGATGGAGTTCTGCGAGAGATCGCTGGTTTCTGCCTTGGACGCTAGAGGTACTGCAGGGTTCTATGATGAGGAGCAGGTTGCTCTCATCTTCCGGGATGTTTGCAATGCGGTCTTCGCGATGCACTGCCAGACACCACCTGTTGCTCACAG GGATCTAAAGGCTGAAAATGTGCTTCTTGGTGCTGACGGGGCTTGGAAATTATGTGATTTTGGTAGTGTATCAACAAACCATAAGTGCTTTGATAAACCAGAGGAGAGGGGCATTGAAGAAGATGTCATCAGAAAGCATACAACTCCTGCTTACAGGGCTCCTGAG ATGTGGGACTTGTACAGGAGGGAGGTTATTAGTGAGAAAGTAGATATATGG GCTCTTGGATGTCTCATGTATAGAATCTGCTACTTAAAATCAGCTTTTGATGGAGAATCAAAGCTTCAGATCCTCAATGGGAACTATCGTATCCCTGAATTACCGAAGTACTGTTCTTCCATTACAAGTCTGATCGAAGAGATGCTTCAGTCCTCTCCAGATGCCAGACCAGACATTACACAG GTATGGTTTCGTGTTAATGAGTTACTTCCTTTGGAGCTGCAAAAGGATTTACCTGATGGATCCCCATCTGGATCAGCGTTTGAACTGCAAACTACTGAAGATGAAG GACCCTCTTCATCATGGTCAAGAGACAATGTGAGAAATACACCTCCGAAAGGTCCTTCCAGTTTGAGGTCACAAGTTCCTGTTGAGAGTAAGGGTTCTGTAGGTGCATTTTGGTCAACTCAACATGCACAAGAACTAGCTTTTGCAGATGACAAGGGGTCAGTTCTAGATCAAGAGCCCATATATGATGGCATAACAAAGCAACCTCAGGCAAAGAACCAGAACACGACACGGAATGCATACAGACAGTCTCTTTCTGCTTCTGTTGATAGTTCTCCTGGGGATTTTGAAATAAGGTTTTCTCCAAATGGTTCAGAATATGGACTAGAGAAAACCCAAAACACTAAACCAGATAACAAAACCAGTGCACAGACTGCCACTTTTAGCTCCTTTGTGGCAGACTTTGATAATGTTAAGGTGAGCTCAGAGGACAATGCCGGCAGTTTAAACACGACAAGTAAATTGAAAGAACAACAGCTGGAGGCTGAAGTAACTTTACTCAAGGAGCAATTGAAGATAGCAAACTTGGAGAAGGAAGAAATTTCACTGAAGTTTGATAGATTGTCAGCCATTTGCTCCTCTCAGAGGCGGGAGATACAGGAACTTAAACAAGCTCTAGCCACAGCTTCTGCACCAGCGCCAGTTAAGGAGTTGAAAGAAAATTTGAAGGCTGAATTCTCCCCACCCAGCACAAGCCTTGACACTCCG CCAAGGGAGAAGATTGCAGGAACCCCACCAGAGCTCCGGCAAGGTCTATTTACATCAAGTCCAGGGACACCAAGCCCGGATCCCAAGCCATGGTCCGCTTTTCCTGAAGAGCCGAAAGCTCAAGCAGCTGTAAAAAGTGCCCGCCCGAGGTCGGTCCGAACTCTAAGGGCATCGCAAAGCAACAAAGCCGGCTCGCTTAGTCAGTCAAAAACAAACTCTGGTGCCGACCCCTTTGCCTTCGGTCAAGATAGCTTTAAGGCTGTACCTTCTGGCACCGTGCCTTCTGAGATGTCAAATTTGGGGAATGCTTCTCAGTCCCTCAACACTCTGAAGGCTGAAGTGGAGAAAGATGCACCCTACCAACCAGCTGGATGGACTGGGTTTTAA